One Leclercia pneumoniae genomic region harbors:
- the ompC gene encoding porin OmpC, whose amino-acid sequence MKINQLSMLISAAMLCTTAHAAEIYNKDGNKLDLYGLVSAEHYFSNSSNNDGDQTYMRLGFRGETQVNEQITGYGQWQMHIDATKSEGESNNPRTRYAFAGLKFADYGSIDYGRNKGVVYDSLAYTDMQPEFDGMTYGSDQFLFSRTNGVLTYRNTDFFGLVDGLNVALQYQGKNDGGGEPGVRDVLRQNGDGFGASVTYDIGAGFSVAGSMMSSDRTNEQNTAAGIMGRGKRAEAYSGAIKYDANNVYLAAMFTQAYNASRFGSRSSDSAYGYANKSQIMEFYAGYLFDFGLQPFVAYDVLKGKNLGRAVSGNTYGDEDLIKYVDFGATYNFNKNINVFVDYMVNLVDEDRFTREAGINTDDVVAVGVVYQF is encoded by the coding sequence ATGAAAATTAATCAACTGAGCATGCTGATTAGCGCAGCTATGCTCTGCACAACCGCACACGCAGCAGAGATTTATAATAAAGACGGCAACAAACTGGATCTTTATGGTTTAGTTTCCGCAGAGCATTATTTTTCTAACAGCAGTAATAACGATGGCGACCAGACTTATATGCGTCTGGGTTTCCGCGGTGAAACTCAGGTTAACGAGCAGATTACCGGGTATGGCCAGTGGCAGATGCACATCGATGCTACTAAATCCGAAGGCGAAAGCAATAACCCGCGCACCCGTTATGCGTTTGCGGGGCTGAAATTCGCCGATTATGGCTCTATTGATTACGGCCGTAATAAGGGCGTGGTCTATGATTCGCTGGCCTATACCGACATGCAGCCAGAGTTCGATGGCATGACCTACGGTTCCGATCAGTTCCTTTTCAGCCGTACCAATGGTGTGCTGACCTACCGCAACACCGACTTCTTCGGTCTGGTTGATGGGCTCAACGTTGCGCTGCAGTATCAGGGTAAAAACGATGGCGGCGGGGAGCCGGGCGTGCGTGACGTACTGCGCCAGAATGGTGACGGCTTCGGGGCCTCTGTTACGTACGACATCGGTGCGGGCTTTAGCGTAGCGGGCTCGATGATGAGTTCCGACCGTACTAATGAACAAAATACCGCCGCCGGTATTATGGGTAGAGGTAAACGGGCCGAAGCGTATTCTGGTGCCATTAAGTATGATGCGAATAATGTCTATTTAGCGGCGATGTTTACCCAGGCCTATAATGCCTCCCGATTTGGTTCTCGCTCCAGTGACAGTGCCTATGGTTACGCCAATAAATCACAGATTATGGAATTCTACGCCGGTTATCTGTTCGATTTTGGGCTGCAACCTTTCGTCGCTTATGATGTATTAAAAGGTAAAAATCTCGGCAGGGCGGTATCCGGAAATACCTACGGTGACGAAGATCTGATTAAATATGTCGATTTTGGGGCGACCTATAACTTCAACAAAAATATTAACGTATTTGTAGATTATATGGTTAACCTGGTTGATGAAGATCGGTTTACCCGTGAAGCTGGTATTAATACCGACGACGTGGTCGCCGTCGGCGTGGTGTATCAATTCTGA
- a CDS encoding cytochrome c biogenesis protein/redoxin — translation MTLLIAFFGGMVSLLSPCTLPVIPLLFAGFRGQPRQIAAMLAGMVLMFTLVAGLITVASDWVIDATLVGRWLALVVLAMAAVSLIFPGVALRVAGPALKLGNVLNDQSHKTRGLVSAGLAGMAVGLLWSPCAGPILGAILSLGLAGESALTTGALLAAYGSGCAVMLALLAFCGQRVLTRLKASGGVMEGLRKTAGVMILGTVVLTASGMNSFLQGANGVADRVEQRLLQWAPDITRPAKLQPVVDTAPSSAMPSLSGGTAWINGEPVTPASLKGKVVLIDFWTWDCINCQHTLPHVREWAKKYGDQGLVVIGVHTPEYPWEKPLDSVKKTVAKWQIPYRVVTDNNYKIWTAFGNQYWPAHYYFDAKGQLRYTAFGEGDYAKQEQVIQQLLKEART, via the coding sequence ATGACGCTGTTAATCGCTTTTTTTGGGGGCATGGTAAGCCTGCTCAGCCCCTGCACGCTGCCGGTGATCCCGCTGCTCTTTGCCGGATTTCGTGGCCAGCCCCGGCAGATAGCCGCCATGCTGGCTGGCATGGTATTGATGTTTACCCTGGTTGCCGGGCTTATCACCGTCGCCAGCGACTGGGTAATTGATGCCACGCTGGTGGGACGCTGGCTGGCCCTTGTGGTGCTGGCAATGGCCGCCGTGTCGCTGATTTTTCCGGGCGTAGCCCTGCGCGTGGCGGGCCCCGCGCTGAAGCTGGGGAATGTGCTTAATGACCAGAGCCATAAAACGCGCGGACTGGTCTCCGCCGGGCTCGCAGGCATGGCGGTAGGGTTACTGTGGTCACCCTGCGCCGGGCCGATATTAGGTGCGATCCTCAGTCTGGGGCTGGCGGGTGAAAGTGCCCTGACCACCGGAGCGCTTCTGGCAGCCTATGGCAGCGGTTGCGCTGTGATGCTGGCGCTGTTGGCCTTTTGTGGCCAGCGGGTGTTAACTCGCCTGAAAGCCAGCGGCGGAGTGATGGAAGGGCTGCGCAAAACCGCCGGTGTGATGATACTGGGCACCGTGGTACTCACCGCCAGCGGGATGAACAGCTTTTTACAGGGGGCAAATGGCGTGGCCGATCGGGTCGAGCAGCGCCTGTTACAATGGGCTCCCGATATCACACGACCGGCGAAGTTACAGCCGGTGGTAGATACGGCCCCGTCCAGCGCGATGCCTTCCCTCAGCGGTGGCACGGCATGGATTAACGGTGAGCCGGTCACGCCCGCGTCGTTAAAGGGCAAAGTGGTATTGATTGATTTCTGGACCTGGGACTGCATCAACTGCCAACACACGCTACCGCATGTCCGGGAGTGGGCAAAAAAATATGGTGACCAGGGGTTGGTAGTCATTGGCGTACATACCCCGGAGTACCCCTGGGAAAAACCGCTCGACTCGGTGAAAAAGACGGTAGCGAAGTGGCAAATCCCTTACCGCGTCGTTACAGATAATAACTACAAAATCTGGACGGCGTTTGGTAATCAATACTGGCCCGCACACTACTATTTTGATGCCAAAGGGCAACTCCGTTACACCGCGTTTGGTGAAGGAGATTATGCAAAACAGGAGCAGGTTATTCAGCAATTACTTAAAGAGGCCAGAACCTGA
- a CDS encoding ATP-binding protein: MKFWPRSLLYRLLLIVLLGLLLANGLSLTLVMIERMSSARNVMLGNLEQDVATSVAILDRLPADERAEWLPQLARGNYRYLLGEGEPGNPPHDARSRDAIRTITDTLAGRYPLRFTAVPGPVSHIQAHVTLRDGAPLTIDLIPRMPPVARWLPVVFILQVLLVALCSWLAVRQVVRPFTRFTRAVDALEPASQTLTLAEQGPLEVRQAARAFNAMQQRIQAYLQERAQILAAISHDLQTPITRMKLRVEMADQPELRDKLTADLDNMTRLVREGIAFARSSGSSEETPRRLDLHAFIDTLVCDYLDIGKNVQFRANGVGQPLTTRPQALRRVVTNLLDNALKFGDAADVTLNFAPREVSIVVADNGPGIPQGELAAVLQPFYRVESSRNRETGGTGLGLAIAAQLTGQMGGKLQLVNRPEGGLAVTVTLPATQM, from the coding sequence ATGAAATTCTGGCCACGTTCGCTCCTCTATCGGTTGCTGCTGATTGTGCTGCTGGGACTGCTGCTGGCCAACGGTCTGAGCCTGACGCTGGTGATGATCGAAAGAATGAGCAGCGCCCGTAACGTGATGCTGGGTAACCTCGAGCAGGATGTTGCCACCAGCGTGGCGATCCTCGACAGGCTGCCTGCCGATGAGCGGGCGGAGTGGCTGCCCCAGCTGGCGCGGGGCAATTACCGCTACCTTTTGGGCGAGGGGGAGCCCGGCAACCCGCCGCACGACGCCCGATCCCGGGATGCCATCCGCACCATTACCGACACCCTTGCGGGCCGCTACCCGCTGCGCTTTACCGCCGTACCGGGGCCGGTGTCGCACATTCAGGCCCATGTCACCCTGCGCGACGGCGCGCCGCTTACCATCGATCTGATCCCGCGCATGCCGCCGGTGGCCCGCTGGTTACCGGTGGTGTTTATCCTGCAGGTATTGCTTGTAGCGCTCTGCTCCTGGCTGGCGGTACGGCAAGTGGTGCGTCCGTTTACCCGATTCACCCGGGCGGTGGATGCGCTGGAGCCAGCCAGCCAGACCCTGACGCTGGCCGAACAGGGGCCGCTGGAGGTGCGACAGGCTGCGCGGGCCTTTAACGCCATGCAGCAGCGAATCCAGGCTTATTTACAGGAGAGGGCGCAGATCCTGGCCGCCATCTCTCACGATTTGCAAACCCCGATTACCCGTATGAAACTGCGTGTCGAAATGGCCGATCAGCCAGAGCTGCGCGATAAGCTGACCGCCGATCTGGATAATATGACCCGACTGGTGCGGGAGGGGATCGCCTTTGCCCGCTCGTCCGGATCGTCTGAAGAGACGCCCCGGCGTCTGGATCTGCACGCTTTTATTGACACCCTGGTGTGCGACTATCTCGACATTGGGAAAAACGTGCAATTTCGTGCAAACGGCGTCGGACAGCCGCTGACGACACGTCCGCAAGCCTTGCGCCGGGTGGTGACTAACCTGCTGGATAATGCCCTGAAATTTGGTGATGCCGCCGACGTGACGCTTAACTTTGCTCCTCGTGAGGTCAGTATCGTTGTTGCCGATAACGGACCGGGGATCCCGCAGGGTGAACTGGCCGCCGTGCTGCAGCCCTTTTATCGGGTGGAATCCTCCCGTAATCGCGAAACGGGCGGGACGGGGTTAGGGCTGGCGATTGCCGCCCAGCTCACCGGCCAGATGGGCGGAAAACTGCAGCTCGTTAACCGCCCGGAGGGAGGACTGGCAGTAACCGTGACTTTACCTGCCACGCAAATGTAG
- a CDS encoding response regulator, with amino-acid sequence MDAADYILVVDDDRDIRELIVDYLHKSGYRATGAANGKEMRAVLDKQHIDLVVLDVMMPGDDGLTLCRQLRSDKHQDLPVLMLTARSDDMDRILGLEMGADDYLVKPFVARELLARIKAILRRFRTLPPNLQVTEAGRIIAFGEWQLDTSARHLLDAAGTIVALSGAEYRLLRVFLDHPQRVLTRDQLLNFTQGRDAELFERSIDLLVSRVRQRLNEDARTPAYIKTVRSEGYVFSMPVSIVEARE; translated from the coding sequence GTGGATGCAGCTGACTATATCCTTGTCGTCGATGACGACAGGGATATTCGTGAACTAATTGTTGATTACCTGCATAAGTCGGGCTACCGCGCGACCGGGGCGGCCAACGGCAAAGAGATGCGCGCCGTGCTTGATAAACAACATATCGATCTGGTGGTGCTGGATGTCATGATGCCCGGCGACGACGGTTTGACGCTCTGCCGCCAGCTGCGTAGCGATAAGCACCAGGATCTACCGGTATTGATGCTCACCGCCCGCAGCGACGATATGGACCGCATCCTTGGGCTGGAGATGGGGGCCGATGACTATCTGGTGAAACCCTTTGTTGCCCGGGAGTTGCTGGCGCGCATTAAAGCGATTCTGCGTCGTTTTCGTACCCTGCCACCTAATTTGCAGGTGACAGAAGCCGGGCGGATCATTGCCTTTGGGGAGTGGCAGCTGGACACCAGCGCCCGCCATCTGCTGGATGCCGCAGGGACGATCGTGGCGCTGAGTGGGGCGGAGTACCGTCTCCTGCGGGTATTTCTGGATCACCCCCAGCGCGTGTTAACCCGCGACCAGCTTCTCAACTTCACTCAGGGGCGAGACGCCGAGCTGTTCGAGCGCTCTATCGACCTGCTGGTGAGCCGGGTGCGACAACGCCTGAACGAGGATGCCCGTACCCCGGCCTATATCAAAACCGTGCGCAGCGAAGGCTATGTCTTCTCCATGCCGGTCAGCATCGTTGAGGCGCGAGAATGA